A region from the Tahibacter amnicola genome encodes:
- a CDS encoding SDR family NAD(P)-dependent oxidoreductase, protein MRGFELTLQPESLQVSDVSLLRQFDGATVFIARDEADAAVGDAIAEHLQGHGAQVIAGDHAALRSRPARSIQHLITVLPRRPADGVANHDSLAPVVERLSDIAVVSAEQGCASVSIVQSGALATLGRGDVGVTGIAQGCARAFAASLHLERPTAKIRVLDIEEAMAPVDVAIRVAAELAVDGGYVASFHDGESGRHIGRMAVVSAAAMPPRDIPWNGDDVVIVTGGGKGITAECALAFARQTRVRTVLVGSTTTDQALRSGSEIAATLERFRNAGLTARYYACDIADAGAVSELVRQVETEVGPVSGFVHGAGVNKPRRAEQVNAAQAMAEIAPKLLGALNFVAALDASPLKLIVGLGSIIGLTGMPGNAWYAFSNEALDLVLQQHRARHPSVDVVTVAYSVWAEVGMGAKLGSTDKLAKMGIDAIPKDQGVDYFLACALRRQPASQIVVASRLGGLDTWPIARDLAPLHRDRRFVEEVIAHEPGVELVCRTRLSIDSDLYLKDHYYRGVYLFPTVFGLEAMAQLAGAVLDRANLSAVSLENVSLERPIVVNGGAGERIELHALVLDRTDDAQPLKVRVGIRTEQTGFKRDHFAGTVVFAPPSHDAGIPSLASRSAEPVPMLDPMIDLYGGLLFQGAVFQRIEQVFEMGWGGSFTAVRRGAESTYFHADLPSRLHLGDPSFRDALLQTAQLSEKGQYLPVHIDTLHLHDLEQSNRGTMRVANTITGRRSDELLCDVHACTEDGQVIESLLGYRLKRTVANDSAPTPDDWVDPSERDARLLDDALSQHSGALKIAVPKFSLAFVPGLSQMEKGRRHLSELPLFLEAIHRVAPDLGDQLDALEIQWSASGKPSVVGFPADDLNVSLSHDLSHCLSVCGFGAQGCDIESVDQRSAEQWRALLGDKREGILAALNHRGDTLDDAGTRIWCAVESAQKALGKAAVDLEILRSAGDAILWRASAAGEAEGVEVLTFPVVLTRPRRKMVGIVVKPATVTPPPGNAALPAVLAALDRGADDVGVTAFITQGPQGQTQTCHRFRVPFKEVTSRRRRLNFPVFADWMGMIRELAITGIAVDLVPDFASGRWGMVTNHSNISIVGDANCLDLIEGRLWISRVYGAANSSIDMHFDWVRIDDSGAEHPVASANMATTWVEITGHGTVELKPLPDYLSRFAHGYLPKEPFGDPLKRNGAPTHGLALKGALYRAPAAPKIEPELARHVFATSMEESNLVGNIYFSNYYHWQGRLLDRFLFGLSSDYFRAGVATSDLHCIDTRIEHLREAMPFDDIEVVMGLEGLFENGVRLHFDFYRVGAGGDRAKLAFGVSDFAWVVDADNAAGALTAPLPDWLKSALLQRAGRLASLAAG, encoded by the coding sequence GTGCGTGGTTTCGAGCTGACGTTGCAGCCGGAGTCCCTGCAGGTTTCGGATGTCTCCCTGTTGCGCCAGTTTGACGGTGCCACCGTATTCATTGCCCGTGACGAGGCTGATGCCGCGGTCGGGGACGCGATCGCCGAGCACCTGCAGGGGCATGGCGCGCAGGTGATTGCCGGTGATCACGCCGCACTCAGGTCGCGTCCTGCCCGCAGCATCCAGCACCTGATTACCGTGCTGCCACGGCGGCCTGCCGATGGGGTCGCGAATCACGACAGCTTGGCGCCGGTGGTCGAGCGACTGAGTGATATCGCCGTCGTGTCGGCGGAGCAGGGCTGTGCTTCCGTGAGCATCGTGCAGTCCGGTGCCCTGGCGACGCTGGGGCGCGGAGACGTCGGCGTCACGGGCATCGCGCAGGGTTGTGCCCGCGCATTTGCCGCCAGCCTGCACCTGGAGCGACCCACGGCGAAAATTCGCGTACTCGACATCGAAGAGGCGATGGCGCCGGTGGATGTCGCGATTCGCGTGGCCGCGGAACTCGCCGTGGACGGCGGGTACGTCGCCAGCTTCCACGACGGCGAGAGTGGGCGGCACATCGGGCGGATGGCGGTGGTTTCCGCCGCCGCAATGCCGCCACGTGACATCCCGTGGAACGGCGACGACGTGGTGATCGTCACCGGCGGCGGCAAGGGCATTACCGCCGAATGTGCGCTCGCGTTCGCACGGCAGACGCGGGTGCGCACGGTGCTGGTCGGCAGCACCACGACCGATCAGGCGTTGCGGTCCGGTAGCGAGATTGCCGCGACATTGGAGCGGTTCCGCAATGCCGGTCTTACGGCACGTTACTACGCCTGCGATATCGCTGATGCCGGCGCAGTGTCCGAGCTGGTACGCCAGGTGGAAACGGAGGTTGGCCCGGTTAGCGGTTTCGTGCACGGTGCCGGCGTCAACAAGCCGCGCCGCGCCGAGCAGGTGAACGCCGCGCAGGCCATGGCCGAGATCGCACCGAAGTTGCTGGGCGCGCTGAACTTCGTTGCTGCGCTGGATGCGAGCCCGCTCAAGCTCATCGTGGGCCTGGGTTCGATCATCGGCCTTACCGGGATGCCCGGCAATGCCTGGTACGCCTTCTCGAACGAGGCGCTGGACCTGGTCCTGCAGCAGCACCGTGCCCGGCATCCCTCGGTGGATGTCGTCACCGTCGCCTACAGCGTCTGGGCCGAAGTGGGCATGGGCGCGAAGCTCGGTAGTACCGACAAGCTCGCGAAAATGGGCATCGATGCCATTCCGAAGGACCAGGGTGTCGACTACTTCCTGGCCTGCGCGCTGCGGCGGCAACCGGCCAGCCAGATCGTCGTCGCCAGCCGTCTGGGTGGGCTCGACACCTGGCCGATCGCGCGCGACCTGGCGCCGCTGCACCGGGATCGCCGCTTTGTCGAGGAGGTCATCGCGCATGAACCCGGCGTCGAGCTGGTCTGCCGCACCCGCTTGTCCATCGATAGCGACCTGTACCTGAAAGACCACTACTACCGCGGCGTCTATCTCTTCCCGACGGTCTTCGGACTGGAAGCGATGGCGCAGTTGGCTGGAGCGGTTCTTGACCGCGCAAACCTGTCCGCCGTGTCGCTCGAAAATGTCAGCCTGGAGCGGCCGATCGTCGTCAACGGCGGTGCCGGCGAACGGATCGAGCTGCACGCCCTGGTGCTCGATCGCACGGATGACGCGCAGCCGCTCAAAGTCCGTGTCGGCATCCGCACCGAGCAGACCGGCTTCAAGCGCGACCATTTCGCTGGAACCGTCGTGTTCGCACCGCCGTCGCACGACGCAGGCATTCCGTCGCTGGCCAGTCGCAGTGCGGAGCCCGTGCCGATGCTCGACCCGATGATCGACCTCTACGGCGGCCTGCTGTTCCAGGGCGCAGTGTTCCAGCGGATCGAGCAGGTGTTCGAAATGGGGTGGGGCGGCTCGTTCACGGCAGTCCGTCGTGGTGCCGAATCGACCTACTTCCATGCCGACCTGCCATCGCGGCTGCACCTGGGTGATCCTTCGTTCCGCGACGCATTGCTCCAGACTGCGCAGCTGTCGGAGAAGGGGCAGTACCTGCCGGTGCATATCGACACCTTGCACCTGCACGATCTCGAACAGTCCAACCGCGGCACGATGCGTGTTGCCAACACCATCACCGGCCGGCGGTCGGATGAACTGCTGTGTGACGTGCACGCCTGCACCGAAGACGGACAGGTTATCGAGTCCTTGCTGGGCTACCGCCTCAAGCGCACGGTCGCCAACGACAGCGCGCCGACGCCGGACGACTGGGTTGATCCCAGCGAACGCGATGCGCGGCTGCTGGATGATGCACTGTCGCAACACAGCGGGGCACTCAAGATCGCCGTCCCGAAGTTCTCTCTGGCGTTCGTGCCCGGGCTCTCGCAGATGGAGAAGGGCCGCCGGCATCTGAGCGAGCTGCCGCTGTTCCTCGAAGCCATTCACCGCGTCGCGCCGGACCTGGGCGATCAGCTGGATGCGCTGGAAATCCAGTGGAGTGCGTCGGGCAAGCCGTCCGTCGTCGGCTTCCCGGCCGATGACCTGAACGTCTCTCTGTCACACGACCTGAGCCATTGCCTGAGCGTGTGCGGATTCGGCGCGCAGGGCTGCGACATCGAGTCGGTCGACCAGCGGAGCGCAGAACAGTGGCGCGCACTCCTGGGTGACAAGCGGGAGGGCATCCTCGCGGCGCTGAATCATCGCGGCGACACGCTCGATGACGCCGGAACGCGGATCTGGTGCGCGGTGGAAAGCGCCCAGAAGGCGCTTGGCAAAGCGGCGGTGGACCTGGAAATCCTCCGTTCCGCCGGCGATGCGATCCTGTGGCGTGCGAGCGCCGCCGGCGAAGCCGAAGGCGTCGAGGTGCTGACCTTCCCGGTCGTGCTGACGCGTCCGCGGCGCAAGATGGTCGGCATCGTCGTCAAACCGGCGACCGTGACGCCACCGCCGGGCAACGCCGCGCTGCCTGCCGTACTCGCGGCGCTGGATCGCGGTGCTGATGACGTCGGCGTCACTGCCTTCATCACGCAGGGGCCGCAGGGCCAGACGCAGACCTGCCATCGTTTCCGCGTTCCGTTCAAGGAAGTGACCAGCCGTCGTCGCCGCCTGAACTTCCCGGTGTTCGCCGACTGGATGGGCATGATCCGAGAGCTGGCCATCACCGGGATCGCCGTCGACCTGGTTCCCGATTTCGCATCGGGTCGCTGGGGCATGGTCACCAACCACTCGAACATTTCGATCGTCGGCGACGCGAACTGTCTCGACCTCATCGAGGGCCGGCTGTGGATCAGCCGCGTCTACGGCGCGGCGAACTCCTCGATCGACATGCACTTCGACTGGGTCCGCATCGACGACTCCGGCGCTGAGCATCCGGTGGCGAGCGCGAACATGGCGACGACCTGGGTCGAGATCACCGGTCACGGCACCGTCGAGCTCAAGCCGCTGCCCGATTACCTGAGCCGGTTCGCGCACGGCTACCTGCCGAAAGAGCCGTTCGGCGACCCGCTCAAGCGCAACGGTGCACCGACCCATGGCCTGGCGTTGAAGGGAGCGCTCTACCGGGCACCGGCAGCGCCGAAGATCGAGCCCGAGCTGGCACGCCACGTATTCGCCACCTCGATGGAAGAGTCGAATCTGGTCGGCAACATCTACTTCTCCAATTACTACCACTGGCAGGGTCGCCTTCTCGACCGGTTCCTCTTCGGCCTGTCGAGCGACTACTTCCGCGCTGGCGTCGCCACCAGCGACCTTCACTGCATCGATACCCGGATCGAGCACCTGCGCGAGGCGATGCCATTCGACGACATCGAAGTGGTGATGGGCCTGGAAGGGCTGTTCGAGAATGGCGTGCGGCTGCACTTCGACTTCTACCGTGTCGGTGCGGGTGGTGACCGCGCCAAGCTGGCCTTCGGCGTGTCCGACTTCGCCTGGGTCGTGGATGCGGACAACGCAGCCGGAGCGCTGACCGCACCATTGCCCGACTGGCTCAAGTCCGCGCTATTGCAGCGCGCCGGGCGCCTCGCGTCGCTGGCGGCTGGCTGA
- a CDS encoding DUF4188 domain-containing protein, whose product MSRIIKERVTVDEKEEFVVLLIGMRINKWWKVHKWLPVAWSMRTMVKQLGKLTGDSGYLGGEYRTAGNPIVFVQYWRSYDALEKYASNASLHHRKMWGWFFRSIGLKGDVGIYHESYRITPGNYECVYLNMPPFGLGKVFPLVPASKGYASSRGRMEKWHGKPGAPIPDAHIEAAAVTPSHGAAVAECD is encoded by the coding sequence ATGAGCCGGATCATCAAGGAGCGCGTCACTGTCGATGAGAAGGAGGAATTCGTCGTACTCCTCATCGGCATGCGCATCAACAAATGGTGGAAGGTACACAAGTGGCTTCCGGTGGCGTGGTCCATGCGCACCATGGTCAAGCAGCTGGGCAAGCTCACGGGCGACTCGGGATACCTCGGTGGTGAATACCGCACCGCCGGGAATCCCATCGTGTTCGTGCAGTACTGGCGGTCCTACGACGCGCTGGAGAAGTACGCCTCAAACGCGTCGCTGCACCACCGCAAGATGTGGGGATGGTTCTTCCGCAGCATCGGATTGAAGGGCGACGTGGGGATCTATCACGAGTCCTACCGGATCACGCCGGGCAACTACGAATGCGTCTACCTGAACATGCCGCCGTTCGGCCTGGGCAAGGTTTTCCCGCTGGTTCCCGCCAGCAAGGGATACGCCTCGTCGCGGGGCCGCATGGAGAAATGGCACGGAAAGCCCGGCGCGCCGATCCCGGACGCGCATATCGAGGCTGCCGCAGTGACACCGTCGCACGGCGCTGCCGTTGCAGAATGCGATTAA
- a CDS encoding type 1 glutamine amidotransferase domain-containing protein produces MKILMIVTSHDKLGNTGNATGLFLSELSHPYEVFKKNGIQVDIASPNGGKAPIDPNSLQAEDVQPFKHLADATLKLSAINTDDYAGVFIVGGHGTMYDLPTSKDLQRILIEADSAGKIVASVCHGQAGLINVVDKNGEYLFKSRKLTAFSNAEESQIGLSGVVPFSLEDELTQRGSNYSCGAPWQEHVVVDQNLVTGQNPASAKRMAEVISKMVETASA; encoded by the coding sequence ATGAAGATCCTGATGATCGTCACCAGCCACGACAAGCTCGGCAACACCGGCAATGCGACCGGCCTGTTCCTGTCGGAGCTGAGCCATCCCTACGAAGTTTTCAAGAAGAATGGCATCCAGGTCGACATCGCCTCGCCCAACGGTGGCAAGGCGCCGATCGATCCGAACAGCCTGCAGGCCGAAGACGTACAGCCGTTCAAGCACCTGGCCGATGCGACGCTGAAGCTGAGCGCCATCAACACCGACGACTACGCCGGTGTGTTCATTGTCGGCGGCCACGGCACGATGTACGACCTGCCGACCAGCAAAGATCTGCAGCGCATCCTGATCGAAGCCGACAGCGCCGGGAAGATCGTCGCCTCGGTCTGCCACGGCCAGGCAGGCCTGATCAATGTCGTCGACAAGAACGGCGAGTACCTGTTCAAGAGCCGCAAGCTCACCGCGTTCAGCAACGCTGAAGAATCGCAGATCGGCCTGTCCGGCGTGGTGCCGTTCTCGCTGGAAGATGAGCTCACCCAGCGCGGCAGCAATTATTCCTGCGGCGCGCCGTGGCAGGAACACGTCGTCGTCGACCAGAACCTCGTGACGGGCCAGAACCCGGCTTCGGCCAAGCGCATGGCGGAAGTCATTTCGAAGATGGTCGAGACAGCATCGGCCTGA
- a CDS encoding NAD(P)/FAD-dependent oxidoreductase: MNTQSSKAGVVIVGASVAGCAAAIAFAKKGVPVTLIEKRSNADFHKPICTHFIQPCSVEAWKKLDMYDALMTAGGVKNTIAISTRWGWIPNAPIDEEHAINMRRLTLDPMIRQKAISTPGVTLVGGSRVVALTVDESQRVVGVSAEKVSGGGRVDYPCSLVIAADGRESEIAELAQVKTREWVNNRFSCFAFFRGIPNESRTVSRMWMLDPYIAYQFPNDGDTTLIALMPTKDRVDDFKDDRDRSFREIVRNLPDAPDIENAERLGEYRINTKNSMLLREKPPAGLALVGDAFITTDPLHGFGISWGILSSIQLAEYAADAVLGGRKESIDRSVERYHRDRQREVWGHFKIMADMARAEPMPKPQQILFSAATRDDTMATIVQRFLAGLTGTSELLSPFTMVRAISANVRHAVRKRLKRESTPRTGKLQDTLLSSEET; encoded by the coding sequence TTGAACACGCAATCATCAAAGGCTGGCGTCGTCATCGTCGGCGCCAGTGTCGCCGGCTGCGCTGCAGCCATCGCGTTCGCGAAGAAGGGCGTGCCTGTCACGCTGATCGAGAAGCGCAGCAACGCCGATTTTCACAAGCCCATCTGCACGCACTTCATCCAGCCCTGCAGCGTGGAGGCGTGGAAGAAGCTCGACATGTACGACGCCCTCATGACCGCCGGTGGCGTGAAGAACACCATTGCGATCTCCACGCGGTGGGGGTGGATACCCAACGCACCGATCGACGAGGAGCACGCCATCAACATGCGGCGCCTCACGCTGGATCCGATGATCCGGCAGAAGGCCATCTCGACGCCCGGTGTGACGCTGGTGGGCGGCTCGCGTGTCGTCGCGCTGACCGTTGACGAAAGCCAGCGGGTGGTGGGTGTCAGTGCGGAGAAGGTGTCCGGTGGCGGCCGCGTCGACTATCCCTGCTCGCTGGTCATCGCAGCGGACGGGCGCGAATCGGAGATCGCCGAGCTGGCGCAGGTGAAGACGCGCGAATGGGTCAACAACCGCTTCTCGTGCTTTGCCTTTTTCCGCGGTATCCCGAATGAATCGCGCACGGTGTCGCGCATGTGGATGCTCGATCCGTATATCGCCTACCAGTTCCCGAACGACGGCGACACGACCCTGATCGCGTTGATGCCGACGAAGGACCGCGTCGACGACTTCAAGGATGATCGCGACAGAAGCTTTCGCGAGATCGTGCGAAACCTGCCCGACGCGCCGGATATCGAGAACGCCGAACGCCTGGGCGAATACCGCATCAACACGAAGAACTCGATGTTGCTGCGGGAGAAACCGCCGGCGGGTCTCGCCCTGGTGGGTGACGCCTTCATCACGACCGATCCCTTGCACGGGTTCGGCATCTCGTGGGGCATCCTGTCATCGATACAGCTCGCCGAATATGCCGCTGATGCCGTACTTGGCGGCCGCAAGGAAAGCATTGACCGGAGCGTGGAGCGTTATCACCGCGACCGGCAACGCGAAGTGTGGGGGCACTTCAAGATCATGGCCGACATGGCACGGGCGGAGCCCATGCCGAAGCCGCAGCAGATTCTGTTCAGCGCCGCGACGCGCGACGACACGATGGCCACCATCGTGCAGCGCTTCCTCGCGGGGCTGACGGGCACCAGCGAACTGCTGTCCCCTTTCACGATGGTACGGGCGATCTCCGCCAACGTTCGCCATGCCGTCAGGAAACGTCTGAAGCGCGAGTCAACGCCTAGGACGGGCAAGCTGCAAGACACACTTCTATCCAGCGAGGAAACTTGA